A window from Bosea sp. ANAM02 encodes these proteins:
- the mtaB gene encoding tRNA (N(6)-L-threonylcarbamoyladenosine(37)-C(2))-methylthiotransferase MtaB produces the protein MTLDVVTFGCRLNIVESEALRLQAEAAGLKDAAIVNSCAVTAEATRQARQAVRRLKREQPDRPVIVTGCAAQIEPARFADMPEVDRVLGNDEKLWPENWAALARSNSLGHPDTTATDKLDVGDIMARTAMRAPVTGRFAGHTRGFVQVQNGCDHRCTFCVIPFGRGNSRSLAIADVVAQCRTLLEAGAREIVLTGVDLTSYGRDLADEPSLGVLAGAILRTLPELPRLRLSSIDAVEVDDTLRDLLATETRLMPHLHLSLQAGDDLILKRMKRRHSRDDAIRFCAEIRALRPDIVFGADLIAGFPTEDETMFARSLDLVEACGLSFVHVFPYSARPGTPAARMPQISGEIVSERAARLRAAAAAAHARHLAERIGRPLSVLTERGNTGRAEDFTLVRFARDVAPGEIVPVTGHAADGKALLAA, from the coding sequence ATGACGCTGGACGTCGTCACCTTCGGCTGCCGCCTCAACATCGTCGAGAGCGAGGCGCTGCGGCTCCAGGCGGAAGCAGCCGGACTGAAGGATGCGGCCATCGTCAATTCCTGCGCCGTGACGGCCGAGGCGACCCGGCAGGCGCGGCAGGCCGTGCGCCGCCTGAAGCGCGAGCAGCCGGACAGGCCCGTCATCGTCACCGGCTGCGCCGCGCAGATCGAACCCGCGCGCTTCGCCGACATGCCGGAGGTGGACCGCGTCCTCGGCAATGACGAGAAGCTGTGGCCCGAGAACTGGGCGGCGCTCGCCCGCTCCAACAGCCTCGGCCATCCCGACACGACAGCCACCGACAAGCTCGACGTCGGCGACATCATGGCCCGCACCGCCATGCGCGCACCGGTCACCGGCCGCTTCGCCGGCCATACGCGCGGCTTCGTGCAGGTCCAGAACGGCTGCGACCACCGCTGCACCTTCTGCGTCATCCCGTTCGGGCGCGGCAATTCGCGCTCGCTCGCCATCGCCGATGTCGTCGCGCAATGCCGCACCCTGTTGGAAGCCGGCGCCCGCGAGATCGTGCTGACCGGCGTCGACCTCACCAGCTATGGCCGCGACCTGGCCGATGAACCATCATTGGGCGTGCTCGCCGGGGCGATCCTGCGCACCCTGCCGGAACTGCCGCGCCTGCGCCTCTCCTCGATCGACGCCGTCGAGGTCGACGACACACTGCGCGACCTGCTCGCGACCGAGACGCGCCTGATGCCGCATCTGCATCTCTCATTGCAGGCAGGCGACGATCTCATCCTCAAGCGCATGAAGCGCCGCCACAGCCGCGACGACGCCATCCGCTTCTGCGCGGAAATCCGAGCCTTGCGTCCCGATATCGTCTTTGGTGCCGATCTCATCGCCGGCTTCCCGACCGAGGACGAGACGATGTTCGCGCGCTCACTCGATCTCGTCGAAGCCTGCGGCCTGAGCTTCGTCCATGTCTTCCCCTACTCGGCCCGCCCCGGCACGCCGGCCGCCCGGATGCCGCAGATTTCGGGAGAGATCGTCTCGGAGCGCGCTGCGCGGCTGCGCGCCGCGGCGGCTGCCGCTCACGCACGCCACCTTGCCGAACGCATCGGCCGCCCGCTCAGCGTCCTGACCGAACGCGGCAATACCGGCCGAGCCGAGGATTTCACGCTGGTTCGCTTCGCCCGCGATGTCGCGCCGGGCGAGATCGTGCCGGTCACCGGCCACGCCGCCGACGGCAAGGCGCTTCTCGCGGCGTGA
- a CDS encoding MBL fold metallo-hydrolase, protein MTRRKLLSFVGLGALLASTGAAWATISRSRNPYYQGPVSDHFNGLVFSDGRPVTKGLADVLRWQTGKREREAFPLAYQAPPQDKPPTRVDGIRIVHLGHASFLYQVAGLNLLIDPVYSLRASPFSFIGPKRVNAPGVAFADLPKIDAVLITHNHYDHLDIETLALLHARDQPRMIMPLGNDAIVRARIPDARAEAHDWNDRLALSDTVAVTLVPSYHWSARGAFDRRMALWCSYILEAPTTKIFHIGDTGYHDGSLYAELGGRHGPFDLAVLPIGAYEPRWFMSDNHMNPDEAVKVMLALGASQAIGHHWGTFQLTDEGVERPPEALKVALAEAGLPEERFRPMRPGLSWSA, encoded by the coding sequence ATGACCCGCCGCAAACTTCTCTCCTTCGTCGGCCTCGGCGCATTGCTGGCTTCGACCGGCGCCGCCTGGGCCACGATCTCCCGCTCGCGCAATCCCTATTATCAGGGCCCCGTCAGCGACCATTTCAACGGGCTCGTCTTCAGCGACGGCCGCCCGGTGACCAAGGGCCTCGCCGACGTGCTGCGCTGGCAGACCGGCAAGCGCGAGCGCGAGGCTTTTCCCCTCGCCTATCAGGCTCCGCCGCAGGACAAGCCGCCGACCCGCGTCGACGGCATCCGGATCGTCCATCTCGGCCACGCCTCCTTCCTCTATCAGGTCGCGGGCCTGAACCTGCTGATCGACCCCGTCTATTCGCTGCGTGCCAGCCCCTTCTCCTTCATCGGCCCGAAGCGCGTGAATGCGCCCGGCGTCGCCTTCGCCGACCTGCCGAAGATCGATGCGGTGCTCATCACGCATAACCATTACGACCATCTCGACATCGAGACGCTGGCGCTGCTGCATGCCAGAGACCAGCCGCGCATGATCATGCCGCTCGGCAACGACGCGATCGTCCGCGCCCGCATCCCCGATGCCCGCGCCGAGGCGCATGACTGGAACGACCGTCTCGCACTGTCGGATACCGTCGCGGTGACGCTGGTACCCAGCTATCACTGGTCGGCGCGCGGCGCTTTCGACCGGCGCATGGCGCTGTGGTGCTCCTATATCCTCGAAGCGCCGACGACCAAGATCTTCCATATCGGCGATACCGGCTATCATGACGGCTCGCTCTACGCGGAACTCGGCGGCAGGCATGGGCCGTTCGATCTGGCCGTGCTGCCGATCGGCGCCTATGAGCCGCGCTGGTTCATGTCGGATAATCACATGAACCCGGACGAGGCCGTGAAGGTCATGCTGGCACTGGGCGCGAGCCAGGCGATCGGCCATCACTGGGGCACGTTCCAGTTGACCGATGAAGGCGTCGAGCGCCCGCCCGAGGCATTGAAGGTCGCGCTTGCCGAAGCAGGGCTGCCGGAGGAACGCTTCAGGCCGATGCGTCCGGGTCTGAGCTGGAGTGCGTAA
- a CDS encoding GyrI-like domain-containing protein: MRYSRICVLTLAGLAGLPNGMAFGQARVAPPTAVEAAPLAPPPGAAPVQTPPAPVPDAQPGPQPVQPAPPPPNPVVPQPVQPAPRLPGPAEPQPVQPPPTLPPPAQPAPPPVQQQTGVADPNATLAGKRGDPSDIDEVALVAKPVLLLSGQASWDQGFQKLSESFNLLRTEAQKAGLSVAGRPLSLFVETTDDGFKFDAMLPVVAPAGGQVPAFGGGVKLGASPAGKALRFLHVAPYDDIDSTYETITAYLEAKSITVKDAFLEEYVSDLKDPGDPNLEINVYVQPK; encoded by the coding sequence ATGCGGTATTCCCGGATTTGTGTTCTGACGCTTGCCGGGCTGGCAGGCCTGCCGAACGGAATGGCCTTCGGGCAGGCGCGCGTGGCGCCGCCGACAGCGGTCGAAGCCGCGCCGCTCGCGCCGCCGCCCGGTGCCGCTCCCGTGCAGACACCGCCCGCGCCCGTGCCGGATGCCCAGCCGGGTCCGCAGCCGGTCCAGCCGGCTCCACCCCCGCCGAACCCGGTAGTGCCCCAGCCGGTGCAGCCCGCACCGAGGCTGCCGGGGCCGGCCGAGCCTCAGCCGGTGCAACCGCCGCCGACCTTGCCGCCACCGGCTCAGCCGGCTCCCCCGCCGGTGCAGCAACAGACCGGCGTTGCGGACCCCAACGCGACGCTCGCCGGCAAGCGCGGCGATCCCAGCGATATCGACGAGGTCGCGCTGGTTGCGAAACCGGTGCTGTTACTGTCGGGACAGGCCAGCTGGGACCAGGGGTTCCAGAAGCTCTCCGAAAGCTTCAATCTGCTGCGTACGGAAGCGCAGAAGGCGGGTCTGTCCGTCGCGGGGCGGCCGCTGTCGCTCTTCGTCGAGACGACCGATGACGGGTTCAAATTCGATGCGATGCTGCCGGTGGTCGCGCCGGCCGGCGGGCAGGTTCCTGCATTTGGCGGGGGGGTGAAGCTCGGCGCCTCGCCGGCGGGGAAGGCGCTGCGTTTCCTGCATGTCGCGCCCTATGACGACATCGATTCCACCTACGAGACGATCACGGCCTATCTGGAGGCAAAGAGCATCACGGTGAAGGACGCCTTCCTCGAGGAATATGTCAGCGACCTCAAGGACCCCGGCGATCCCAACCTCGAGATCAACGTCTACGTTCAGCCGAAGTAG
- a CDS encoding sulfite oxidase: MPHRLVELPLLRRLKPGLHVYEEEALNAEPSLALLDTPITPVDSFFIRNNGHLPEIDDASDWTLTIDGEVERPAVWTVEGLRQRFETVTVTAVLECAGNGRSRFSPATDGLQWRLGAVGCARWTGVRLADVLEHAGPRPGAVYTAHHAPDRQIGKPEKAALSRGLPMAKAAAPETLIAFAMNGEPLPRLHGGPLRIVAPGYPGSAWQKWLDRITVRDVEHDGEKMRGTDYRLPIRPVRPGEPLDPANFAVITDMPVKSLITAPLDGFVAKPGERLKVAGFAWSGAIPLESVAISSDGGESWSEVALQDGEGRFGWRRFEAEILTGQPGPFVVMARARDAEGGAQPLEPVWNPRGYCNNQVQQVRGSVVA, from the coding sequence TTGCCTCACCGTCTCGTCGAATTGCCGCTGCTGCGCCGCCTGAAGCCCGGCCTCCATGTCTACGAGGAGGAGGCGCTGAACGCCGAGCCGTCGCTCGCGCTGCTCGACACGCCGATCACGCCGGTCGATTCCTTCTTCATCCGCAATAACGGCCATCTGCCGGAGATCGACGACGCGAGCGATTGGACGCTGACCATCGACGGCGAGGTCGAGCGCCCGGCCGTCTGGACCGTCGAAGGCCTGCGCCAGCGCTTCGAGACGGTCACGGTCACCGCGGTGCTGGAATGCGCCGGCAATGGTCGCTCGCGCTTCTCGCCGGCGACGGACGGGCTGCAATGGCGGCTCGGCGCCGTCGGCTGCGCGCGCTGGACCGGGGTCAGGCTGGCCGATGTGCTGGAGCATGCCGGCCCCAGGCCGGGCGCGGTCTATACCGCCCATCACGCGCCGGACCGCCAGATCGGCAAGCCGGAGAAGGCGGCCCTGTCGCGAGGCCTGCCGATGGCCAAGGCGGCGGCTCCGGAAACACTGATCGCTTTCGCCATGAACGGCGAGCCCTTGCCGCGCCTGCATGGCGGGCCGTTGCGGATCGTCGCGCCGGGCTATCCCGGCTCGGCCTGGCAGAAATGGCTCGACCGGATCACAGTGCGGGATGTCGAGCACGACGGCGAGAAGATGCGCGGCACCGACTACCGCCTGCCGATTCGCCCCGTTCGTCCCGGCGAGCCGCTCGATCCCGCGAATTTCGCCGTCATCACCGACATGCCGGTCAAGTCGCTCATCACCGCGCCGCTTGATGGCTTCGTGGCGAAGCCGGGTGAGCGGTTGAAGGTTGCGGGCTTCGCCTGGAGTGGCGCCATACCCCTGGAATCGGTCGCAATCTCCAGCGATGGCGGCGAAAGCTGGAGCGAGGTCGCCTTGCAGGACGGCGAGGGGCGTTTCGGCTGGCGGCGTTTCGAGGCGGAGATCCTCACCGGGCAACCTGGCCCCTTCGTCGTCATGGCGCGGGCGCGGGACGCAGAGGGGGGTGCCCAGCCGCTGGAACCGGTCTGGAACCCACGGGGATATTGCAACAATCAGGTCCAGCAGGTGCGCGGCTCGGTGGTGGCGTGA
- the dapF gene encoding diaminopimelate epimerase: MNALANRRFLKMNGLGNQITVLDLRGSKHLVSEAEARAIASEPRARFDQLMVLHEAVTPGTDAFVRIYNTDGSESGACGNGTRCVAWAMIADPQMGDAAKTRLALQTRAGLLPAVREGETLFTIDMGAPRLAWDQIPLAEPFEDTSRFELQIGPIDDPILHTPCAVNMGNPHAVFFVDDPYAYNLEQIGPLLENHPIFPDRANIELAAVKAPDHIVLRVWERGAGITQACGSGACAALVAGVRRELTARKATVSLPGGELAIEWRERDGHVLMTGPVEFEWDGTLDPSLFSSAA; this comes from the coding sequence ATGAACGCTCTGGCCAATCGCCGGTTCCTGAAAATGAACGGGCTCGGCAACCAGATCACGGTGCTGGACCTGCGCGGCAGCAAGCATCTCGTCAGCGAAGCGGAAGCCCGCGCCATCGCCTCCGAGCCCCGCGCCCGCTTCGACCAGCTCATGGTCCTGCACGAAGCCGTCACGCCCGGCACCGACGCCTTCGTCCGCATCTACAACACCGACGGCTCGGAATCCGGCGCCTGCGGCAACGGCACGCGCTGCGTCGCCTGGGCGATGATCGCCGATCCGCAGATGGGCGATGCCGCCAAGACCCGTCTCGCGCTCCAGACCAGGGCCGGTCTGCTGCCGGCGGTGCGCGAGGGCGAGACGCTGTTCACCATCGACATGGGCGCGCCGCGCCTCGCCTGGGACCAGATCCCGCTGGCCGAGCCCTTCGAGGACACCAGCCGCTTCGAACTGCAGATCGGGCCGATCGATGATCCGATCCTGCACACGCCCTGCGCCGTCAACATGGGCAATCCGCACGCGGTCTTCTTCGTCGATGACCCCTATGCCTACAATCTCGAGCAGATCGGCCCGCTGCTCGAAAACCACCCGATCTTCCCGGACCGCGCCAATATCGAGCTCGCAGCGGTGAAGGCGCCCGACCATATCGTGCTGCGCGTCTGGGAGCGCGGCGCCGGCATCACTCAGGCCTGCGGCTCCGGCGCCTGCGCGGCGCTGGTCGCGGGCGTGCGCCGTGAGCTCACCGCCCGCAAGGCAACCGTCAGCCTCCCCGGCGGCGAACTCGCCATCGAATGGCGCGAGCGCGACGGCCACGTCCTGATGACCGGCCCGGTCGAATTCGAATGGGACGGCACGCTCGACCCGTCGCTGTTTTCGAGCGCGGCCTGA
- a CDS encoding LysE family translocator: MTFEAWIAFTAATAVLLVIPGPTILLVISYALGQGWRTAFPIAVGVALGDFTAMTLSMLGVGALLATSALVFTTLKWIGAAYLVWLGIRLFRAGGTLDAKPREDTAPAWKMLGHAWLVTALNPKSITFFVAFLPQFLDTKGDFWAQMLIFEATFITLAFANAMGYALIASRARAVVGNPRAIGLFNKAGGTLLVGAGVATVAIRSGSN, from the coding sequence ATGACCTTCGAAGCCTGGATCGCCTTCACCGCCGCCACCGCCGTCCTCCTGGTCATCCCCGGACCGACGATCCTGCTCGTGATCTCCTATGCGCTCGGCCAGGGCTGGCGCACGGCCTTCCCGATCGCGGTTGGCGTCGCGCTCGGCGATTTCACCGCGATGACGCTCTCCATGCTCGGCGTCGGCGCCCTGCTCGCCACCTCGGCCCTCGTCTTCACCACGCTGAAATGGATCGGCGCGGCTTATCTGGTCTGGCTCGGCATCAGGCTCTTCCGCGCCGGCGGCACGCTCGATGCCAAGCCGCGCGAGGACACCGCTCCCGCCTGGAAGATGCTCGGCCATGCCTGGCTGGTCACGGCGCTGAACCCGAAGAGCATCACCTTCTTCGTTGCCTTCCTGCCCCAGTTCCTCGACACCAAGGGCGATTTCTGGGCGCAGATGCTGATCTTCGAGGCGACCTTCATCACGCTCGCCTTCGCCAATGCCATGGGCTACGCGCTGATCGCCTCGCGGGCACGAGCCGTGGTCGGCAATCCCCGCGCGATCGGGCTGTTCAACAAGGCCGGCGGCACGCTCCTGGTCGGCGCCGGCGTCGCGACCGTCGCGATCCGCTCCGGCAGCAACTGA
- a CDS encoding AMP-binding protein: MTATGATQGRNVSRPWLAHYPPAVPPELDEARIGTLIDLIGSACSTYANRPAFESFGKTITFAETLQAAEAFAGWLQARGLKKGDRVALMMPNILAYPAAIFGVLIGGFTVVNVNPLYTARELTHQINDSGARVLVVIENFAHVVEEAKPNLKLDTILVATAGDLMGFKGKIVNFVARRIKKVVKPYDLPGSEAFQQVLRSAARMAPVTVAPEDVAFLQYTGGTTGVAKGATLTHRNVAANVQQAGFWLEWVLEPPLGRSDYQHVMVTALPLYHIFALTCCCMFMLRIGAKGLLIANPRDIPGFIKTLKASRFTLFSGVNTLYNALANHPEISQVDFSEMRFAVAGGMATQAAVAKQWKAVTGRPIIEGYGLSETSPIATINRPDLTEFSGTIGYPIPSTEIAIRDAEGNDMPMGEAGEICIRGPQVMAGYWNRPDETAKAMTADGYFRSGDVGVMLPDGQVKVVDRMKDMVLVSGFNVYPNEVEDVLASHAGVLESAVIGLPDEHSGEAVTAFVVRKDQTLTADALRAYCKENLTGYKVPKQIFFRESLPKTNVGKVLRRALREEVVAKR; the protein is encoded by the coding sequence ATGACCGCGACCGGCGCCACGCAGGGCAGAAATGTCTCGCGTCCGTGGCTTGCGCATTATCCGCCGGCCGTGCCGCCGGAGCTCGACGAGGCCAGGATCGGCACGCTGATCGATCTGATCGGCTCGGCCTGCTCGACCTACGCGAATCGCCCGGCTTTCGAAAGCTTCGGCAAGACGATCACCTTTGCCGAGACCCTTCAGGCGGCGGAGGCCTTTGCCGGCTGGCTGCAGGCCAGGGGACTGAAGAAGGGCGATCGCGTCGCCCTGATGATGCCGAACATCCTGGCCTATCCGGCGGCGATCTTCGGCGTGCTCATCGGCGGCTTCACCGTCGTCAACGTCAATCCGCTCTACACCGCGCGCGAGCTGACCCACCAGATCAACGATTCCGGGGCGCGGGTTCTCGTCGTGATCGAGAATTTCGCCCATGTCGTGGAGGAGGCGAAGCCGAACCTGAAGCTCGATACCATCCTCGTCGCCACGGCCGGCGACCTGATGGGTTTCAAGGGCAAGATCGTCAATTTCGTCGCGCGCCGCATCAAGAAGGTGGTGAAGCCGTACGATCTGCCGGGTTCGGAGGCTTTTCAACAGGTGCTGCGGAGCGCTGCCCGGATGGCGCCGGTGACGGTCGCGCCGGAAGACGTCGCCTTCCTGCAATATACCGGTGGCACGACCGGCGTCGCCAAGGGCGCGACGCTGACGCATCGCAATGTCGCGGCCAATGTGCAGCAGGCCGGGTTCTGGCTGGAATGGGTGCTGGAGCCGCCGCTCGGTCGCAGCGACTACCAGCATGTGATGGTGACGGCGCTGCCGCTCTACCACATCTTCGCGCTGACCTGCTGCTGCATGTTCATGCTGCGCATCGGCGCCAAGGGCCTGCTGATCGCCAATCCGCGCGACATTCCGGGCTTCATCAAGACGCTGAAGGCGAGCCGCTTCACGCTCTTCTCGGGGGTCAACACGCTCTACAATGCGCTCGCCAACCATCCCGAGATCAGCCAAGTCGATTTCTCGGAGATGCGCTTCGCGGTGGCCGGCGGCATGGCGACGCAGGCCGCGGTCGCCAAGCAGTGGAAGGCCGTGACCGGGCGCCCGATCATCGAGGGCTACGGCCTGTCCGAGACCTCGCCGATCGCCACGATCAACCGGCCGGACCTGACCGAGTTCAGCGGCACGATCGGCTATCCGATCCCCTCGACCGAGATCGCCATCCGCGACGCCGAGGGCAACGACATGCCGATGGGCGAGGCCGGCGAGATCTGCATCCGCGGGCCGCAGGTGATGGCGGGATACTGGAACCGCCCGGACGAGACCGCCAAGGCGATGACGGCCGACGGCTATTTCCGCAGCGGCGATGTCGGCGTGATGCTGCCGGACGGGCAGGTCAAGGTCGTCGACCGGATGAAGGACATGGTGCTGGTCTCCGGCTTCAACGTCTATCCGAACGAGGTCGAGGACGTGCTCGCCTCGCATGCGGGCGTGCTGGAATCGGCGGTGATCGGCCTGCCGGACGAGCATTCAGGCGAGGCGGTGACCGCCTTCGTCGTGCGCAAGGACCAGACGCTGACGGCGGATGCGCTGCGGGCCTACTGCAAGGAGAACCTGACCGGCTACAAGGTGCCCAAGCAGATCTTCTTCCGCGAGAGCCTGCCGAAGACCAATGTCGGCAAGGTGCTGCGCCGGGCGTTGCGCGAGGAGGTCGTCGCCAAGCGCTGA
- a CDS encoding elongation factor G, producing the protein MPASAQNGGSANGTRRAGPRCIAIVGPFQSGKTTLLESILMRCGALTRTGTVKGGNTVGDAAPEARAHQMSTEPTVASVEFLGDTFHFIDCPGSVEFLHEMRHVLPAVDAAVVVCEADDRKAPALELVLRELEEADIPRFLFLNKIDTASRRVRETLAILQRASRTPLLLRQIPIWQKGIAVGFIDLALERAFIYREHAPSEIVPLEVDETGREKEARFSMLERLADYDDELMEELLGDMEPPRDRVFDDLARELQHRHVVPVLIGAAERGNGVTRLLKALRHEAPGLAETRGRAGILPEGPPLAQVMKTWHSSQGGKVSLARVMRGRLAEGDVVTSSGGTEARIAGVVSLKGSEQSRKPAAEEGDVAGFAKLDGIATGEAFMLGKARASVVSAVAPPEAVHAFAIAVKDRKDDVRLAAALQRLTEEDTALAVTQVPELGETRLSGQGEMHLRVALEKLAGRYGVTVTSRTPQVGYRETIRSQAGARGRHRKQSGGHGQYGDVVIEVAPLARGDGIQFVDRITGGVVPRQYIGSVEAGMRDFCEKGPLGFPIVDVAVTLTDGSYHTVDSSDMAFRQAARLAMSEAMPQAKPVLLEPILSVDVVIPSEAMSRASALISARRGQILGYDTRPGWRGWDQIKALVPEAEMTGLIVELRSATSGVGSFSARFDHLAELAGKPAEAVVSAQALALAQAR; encoded by the coding sequence ATGCCCGCATCGGCACAGAACGGCGGTTCCGCAAACGGCACCCGACGCGCGGGGCCGCGATGCATCGCGATCGTCGGCCCCTTCCAGAGCGGCAAGACGACGCTGCTCGAAAGCATCCTGATGCGATGCGGCGCATTGACCCGCACCGGCACGGTCAAGGGCGGCAACACGGTCGGCGACGCGGCGCCGGAAGCCCGCGCCCATCAGATGAGCACCGAGCCGACGGTCGCCAGCGTCGAGTTCCTCGGCGACACCTTCCATTTCATCGATTGCCCCGGCTCGGTGGAGTTCCTGCACGAGATGCGCCATGTGCTGCCGGCGGTGGACGCGGCCGTCGTCGTCTGCGAGGCCGATGACCGGAAGGCGCCGGCGCTGGAGCTCGTGCTGCGCGAGCTGGAGGAAGCCGACATCCCGCGCTTCCTGTTCCTGAACAAGATCGATACGGCGTCGCGCCGGGTGCGCGAGACGCTCGCGATCCTGCAGCGTGCCTCCCGCACGCCGCTGCTGCTGCGCCAGATCCCGATCTGGCAGAAAGGCATCGCCGTCGGCTTCATCGATCTCGCACTGGAGCGGGCCTTCATCTACCGCGAGCACGCGCCGAGCGAGATCGTGCCACTGGAAGTCGACGAAACCGGCCGCGAGAAGGAAGCACGCTTCTCGATGCTGGAGCGGCTCGCCGATTACGACGACGAATTGATGGAGGAACTGCTCGGCGACATGGAGCCGCCGCGCGACCGGGTCTTCGACGATCTCGCCCGCGAATTGCAGCACCGCCATGTCGTGCCGGTGCTGATCGGCGCGGCCGAGCGCGGCAATGGCGTGACGCGGCTGCTCAAGGCGCTCCGGCACGAGGCGCCGGGCCTTGCCGAGACGCGCGGGCGCGCCGGCATCCTGCCGGAGGGGCCGCCGCTGGCTCAGGTGATGAAGACCTGGCATTCGAGCCAGGGCGGCAAGGTCTCGCTGGCGCGGGTGATGCGCGGGCGACTGGCCGAGGGCGACGTCGTGACTTCGTCCGGCGGGACGGAAGCCCGCATCGCCGGCGTCGTCTCCCTGAAGGGCTCCGAGCAGAGCCGCAAGCCCGCGGCGGAGGAGGGCGATGTCGCCGGCTTCGCCAAGCTCGACGGCATCGCGACGGGCGAGGCCTTCATGCTCGGCAAGGCGCGCGCGAGCGTGGTCAGCGCGGTCGCGCCGCCCGAGGCGGTGCATGCCTTCGCCATCGCGGTGAAGGACCGCAAGGACGATGTGAGGCTGGCGGCGGCGCTCCAGCGCCTGACCGAGGAGGATACGGCGCTGGCGGTGACGCAGGTGCCGGAACTGGGCGAGACGCGCCTGTCCGGCCAGGGCGAGATGCATCTGCGCGTCGCGCTGGAGAAGCTCGCCGGCCGCTATGGCGTGACGGTGACCAGCAGGACGCCGCAGGTCGGCTATCGCGAGACGATCCGTAGCCAGGCAGGCGCGCGCGGCCGGCACCGCAAGCAGAGCGGCGGCCATGGCCAGTATGGCGACGTTGTGATCGAGGTCGCGCCGCTGGCGCGCGGGGACGGCATCCAGTTCGTCGACAGGATCACCGGCGGCGTGGTGCCGCGCCAGTATATCGGCTCGGTCGAGGCCGGCATGCGCGATTTCTGCGAGAAGGGACCGCTCGGCTTCCCGATCGTCGATGTCGCGGTGACGCTGACCGACGGCTCCTATCACACCGTCGATTCCTCCGACATGGCATTCCGGCAGGCGGCGCGGCTGGCGATGAGCGAGGCGATGCCGCAAGCCAAACCGGTGCTGCTCGAACCGATCCTGTCGGTCGATGTCGTCATCCCCTCCGAAGCGATGTCGCGGGCCTCGGCCCTGATCTCGGCGCGGCGTGGGCAGATACTCGGCTACGACACGCGTCCGGGCTGGCGCGGCTGGGACCAGATCAAGGCGCTGGTGCCGGAAGCCGAGATGACCGGTCTGATCGTCGAACTGCGCTCGGCCACGTCCGGCGTCGGCTCGTTCAGCGCGCGATTCGACCATCTTGCGGAGCTTGCCGGCAAGCCGGCCGAGGCGGTGGTCTCGGCTCAGGCGCTCGCCCTCGCGCAAGCGCGCTGA
- a CDS encoding CAP domain-containing protein, whose protein sequence is MTLKPASILLALSVLLAACAGDPRREGPLDPRMVEKVAAVSLDPAQAGRILNVYRAGQGLGPVRPDPRLMAMAQRQSDAMVKANALSHDAGGSFATRIQAAGVDSARAAENLGGGYFSVEEAFEGWRRSPGHAANLRMKEATRYGIALSKDPRTSYRVWWTLVVAAEPEMRREIASQGAGPVMWFGNNPQPTR, encoded by the coding sequence ATGACACTGAAACCCGCCTCGATCCTGCTGGCCCTCTCCGTCCTGCTGGCCGCCTGCGCCGGCGATCCGCGTCGCGAGGGCCCGCTCGATCCGCGCATGGTCGAGAAGGTCGCGGCCGTCTCGCTCGATCCCGCCCAGGCCGGGCGCATCCTCAATGTCTATCGCGCCGGCCAGGGCCTCGGCCCCGTCCGGCCCGACCCGCGCTTGATGGCGATGGCACAGCGCCAGAGCGATGCGATGGTCAAGGCCAACGCGCTCTCGCACGATGCCGGCGGCAGCTTCGCCACCCGCATCCAGGCAGCCGGGGTGGACAGTGCCCGCGCCGCGGAGAATCTCGGCGGCGGCTATTTCTCGGTCGAGGAAGCCTTTGAGGGCTGGCGCAGGTCGCCGGGCCATGCCGCGAACCTGCGCATGAAGGAAGCCACCCGCTACGGCATCGCGCTGTCGAAGGACCCGCGCACCAGCTATCGCGTCTGGTGGACGCTGGTCGTCGCCGCGGAGCCGGAGATGCGCCGCGAGATCGCCTCCCAGGGCGCCGGGCCGGTCATGTGGTTCGGCAACAATCCGCAACCGACGCGATAG
- a CDS encoding class I SAM-dependent methyltransferase → MSGKDDRTLGFYAEEASAYAGRDRLAEHSRIDPFVAGLKPGARILELGCGGGQDSEEMLRRGFDIVPTDGSPELAAQAEQRLGRPVGVLLFEDLAEVAAYDGVWAHACLLHAPRPALPGIIDRIHRALRPGGVLYASFKAGEAEGRDGLGRYFNYLSSAELRAAFGDGARWQSLTIDEDTGSGYDRQPTRWLHALAIRSPEP, encoded by the coding sequence ATGTCAGGCAAGGACGACCGAACGCTCGGCTTCTATGCCGAGGAAGCCAGCGCCTATGCCGGCCGCGACCGGCTGGCCGAGCATAGCCGCATCGATCCCTTCGTCGCCGGACTCAAACCCGGAGCGCGGATTCTCGAACTCGGCTGCGGCGGCGGGCAGGATAGCGAGGAGATGCTGCGGCGCGGCTTCGATATCGTGCCGACGGACGGCTCCCCAGAGCTGGCGGCGCAGGCCGAACAGCGCCTCGGCCGCCCGGTCGGCGTCCTGCTCTTCGAGGACCTGGCGGAGGTGGCGGCCTATGACGGCGTCTGGGCGCATGCCTGTCTGTTGCATGCGCCGCGCCCGGCCCTGCCCGGCATCATCGACCGGATTCACCGCGCCCTGCGGCCGGGGGGCGTCCTCTATGCCAGCTTCAAGGCCGGCGAGGCCGAGGGGCGCGACGGCCTCGGCCGTTATTTCAACTATCTCTCATCAGCCGAACTACGCGCTGCCTTCGGCGACGGGGCTCGCTGGCAGTCCCTGACGATCGATGAGGACACCGGCTCCGGCTATGACCGCCAGCCGACGCGCTGGCTTCACGCCTTGGCGATCAGATCGCCGGAGCCTTGA